In one Salipiger abyssi genomic region, the following are encoded:
- the carA gene encoding glutamine-hydrolyzing carbamoyl-phosphate synthase small subunit: MPQNPKPTACLALADGTLFYGQGFGATGQTEAELCFNTAMSGYQEIMTDPSYAGQIVTFTFPHIGNVGVNPEDDETADPVAAGMVVKWMPTAASNWRAVQELSDWLAPRGRIAIGGIDTRRLTRAIRQSGAPHVALAHDPEGNFDVEKLVAAARAFPGLTGLDLAKDVTCAQSYRWDEMRWAWPEGYARQTTPRKKVVAVDYGAKRNILRCLASAGCEVTVLPATATKDEVLAHGPDGVFLSNGPGDPAATGEYAVPMIKGLLDDTDLPIFGICLGHQMLALALGGKTVKMNHGHHGANHPVKEIETGKVEITSMNHGFAVDGQSLPAGVMETHVSLFDGSNCGIRMADRPVFSVQHHPEASPGPQDSFYLFERFVQSM, from the coding sequence ATGCCGCAGAATCCCAAGCCCACCGCCTGCCTCGCCCTCGCCGACGGCACGCTGTTCTATGGCCAGGGCTTCGGCGCCACCGGCCAGACCGAGGCGGAGCTCTGCTTCAACACCGCGATGTCGGGCTATCAGGAGATCATGACCGACCCCTCCTATGCGGGCCAGATCGTGACCTTCACCTTCCCCCATATCGGCAATGTGGGCGTGAATCCCGAGGATGACGAGACCGCCGATCCGGTGGCCGCGGGCATGGTGGTGAAATGGATGCCGACGGCGGCGTCAAACTGGCGCGCGGTGCAGGAGCTTTCGGACTGGCTGGCGCCGCGCGGACGCATCGCCATCGGCGGCATCGACACGCGGCGGCTGACCCGGGCGATCCGCCAGTCGGGCGCGCCGCATGTGGCGCTGGCGCACGATCCCGAGGGCAATTTCGATGTCGAGAAGCTGGTTGCCGCCGCGCGCGCCTTCCCCGGTCTCACCGGGCTCGACCTTGCCAAGGACGTGACCTGCGCGCAGAGCTATCGCTGGGACGAGATGCGCTGGGCCTGGCCCGAGGGCTATGCGCGCCAGACCACGCCCAGGAAAAAGGTCGTCGCCGTGGATTACGGCGCCAAGCGCAATATCCTGCGCTGCCTCGCCTCGGCGGGCTGCGAGGTGACCGTGCTGCCGGCCACCGCCACAAAGGACGAGGTGCTGGCACATGGTCCCGACGGCGTGTTCCTGTCGAACGGCCCGGGCGATCCGGCGGCGACCGGCGAATATGCCGTGCCGATGATCAAGGGTCTGCTCGACGACACCGATCTGCCGATCTTCGGCATCTGCCTCGGCCACCAGATGCTAGCGCTGGCGCTCGGCGGCAAGACCGTCAAGATGAACCACGGTCATCACGGCGCCAACCACCCGGTCAAGGAGATCGAGACCGGCAAGGTCGAGATCACCTCGATGAACCACGGCTTCGCTGTCGACGGCCAATCGCTGCCCGCAGGCGTGATGGAGACGCATGTCTCGCTCTTCGATGGCTCGAACTGCGGAATCCGCATGGCCGACCGCCCGGTGTTCTCCGTCCAACACCACCCTGAGGCGAGCCCTGGACCTCAAGACAGCTTTTACTTGTTCGAACGCTTCGTGCAATCGATGTGA
- a CDS encoding glycosyltransferase family 2 protein, giving the protein MNRQSSVFETSRLAQSASPRGRPLGAVLVQTGKLPPSDAIDALAESHRCGAELAHVMVAEEIASPEAVLEAQALKYGAIRLDRHAHPPDPELAGLLAPETCLRHAVLPWMRLGDTLVLATARPEAFAAATALLADGSKKVAMALALEADIHAEIASRHGDEMARRAEMQVPADESCRDLNRMSPLRALFAGGFATTCLALIILNPGLFFSLGIAAAVLTLCLAQVMKVAALAASRTLPDRDPSPPKALPAISLLVPLFREENIARDLLQRLKRLDYPRARLDVLLILEASDDRTREALAGVRLPPWMRVIEVPDGPVTTKPRALNYALRFSRGEIVGIYDAEDAPAADQLRRVAGRFGRAPPAVACLQGILDFYNPKANWLSRCFTIEYATWFRVLLPGLARLGFAVPLGGTTVFFRRAALEQVGGWDAHNVTEDADLGIRLARHGYVTELLPIVTREEANNRLWPWIRQRSRWLKGYMITWMVHMRSPSRLLRELGWWKTLGFQLIFLTAILQFLLAPALWSFWLVLAGWQPPIAAWLPPEGLSVLLWGFLGAEAISLLVGIAAVSRSPHVGLLPWVPTLFLYFPLGAVAAYKAAWELLTRPFFWDKTTHGKSAPDHAGADIPEEKTP; this is encoded by the coding sequence ATGAACAGGCAGAGCTCGGTCTTTGAGACCTCTCGTCTCGCGCAATCGGCATCGCCGCGCGGGCGGCCGCTGGGCGCGGTCCTCGTTCAGACCGGGAAGCTGCCCCCGTCCGACGCGATTGATGCGCTCGCGGAAAGCCATCGCTGCGGCGCCGAGCTCGCCCATGTGATGGTCGCCGAAGAGATCGCGAGCCCCGAGGCGGTGTTGGAGGCGCAGGCGCTGAAATACGGCGCCATCCGCCTCGACCGTCACGCCCATCCCCCAGATCCCGAACTGGCCGGCCTGCTGGCCCCGGAAACCTGCCTGCGCCACGCGGTGCTGCCCTGGATGCGTCTTGGCGACACCCTGGTTCTGGCCACCGCCCGCCCCGAAGCATTCGCCGCTGCCACCGCGCTGCTCGCCGACGGGAGCAAGAAGGTGGCGATGGCGCTCGCTCTCGAAGCCGATATTCATGCCGAGATCGCCAGCCGCCACGGCGACGAGATGGCGCGGCGTGCCGAAATGCAGGTGCCCGCAGACGAAAGCTGCCGTGACCTGAACCGGATGAGCCCGCTCCGGGCGCTTTTCGCTGGCGGGTTTGCCACGACATGCCTCGCCCTGATCATTCTGAACCCCGGCCTGTTCTTTTCGCTGGGCATCGCCGCCGCTGTTCTGACCCTTTGCCTTGCGCAGGTCATGAAAGTTGCCGCGCTCGCCGCCAGCCGCACGCTGCCGGATCGGGATCCGTCGCCGCCAAAGGCCCTGCCGGCGATATCGCTTCTGGTGCCGCTCTTTCGCGAAGAGAATATCGCACGCGACCTGCTCCAGCGGCTGAAGCGTCTCGACTATCCGCGCGCCCGGCTCGACGTATTGCTGATCCTCGAAGCCAGCGACGACCGGACGCGCGAGGCGCTGGCCGGGGTGCGGCTGCCGCCCTGGATGCGGGTGATCGAGGTGCCCGACGGCCCGGTCACCACAAAGCCCCGCGCTCTGAACTATGCGCTGCGGTTCAGCCGGGGTGAGATCGTCGGCATATACGACGCCGAAGACGCGCCCGCCGCCGACCAGCTGCGTCGGGTCGCGGGGCGTTTCGGGCGCGCGCCCCCGGCCGTCGCCTGCCTTCAGGGCATTCTGGATTTCTACAATCCCAAGGCCAACTGGCTGTCGCGCTGCTTTACCATCGAATACGCCACCTGGTTCCGGGTGCTGCTGCCTGGCCTCGCACGTCTGGGCTTTGCCGTGCCGCTGGGCGGCACCACGGTGTTCTTCCGCCGCGCCGCGCTGGAACAGGTGGGCGGCTGGGACGCGCATAATGTCACCGAAGACGCCGATCTCGGCATCCGTCTGGCGCGCCACGGCTATGTGACCGAACTGCTGCCCATCGTCACCCGCGAAGAGGCCAACAATCGGCTCTGGCCCTGGATCCGGCAGCGCTCGCGCTGGCTCAAGGGCTATATGATCACCTGGATGGTGCATATGCGGTCCCCGTCCCGGCTCCTGCGGGAACTCGGTTGGTGGAAGACCCTCGGCTTCCAGCTCATCTTTCTCACCGCGATCCTGCAATTCCTGCTGGCGCCGGCGCTCTGGTCGTTCTGGCTGGTGCTGGCGGGCTGGCAGCCGCCGATTGCCGCATGGCTGCCGCCGGAGGGTCTAAGCGTGCTGCTCTGGGGCTTTCTCGGCGCCGAGGCAATCTCGCTTCTGGTCGGCATTGCCGCCGTCTCGCGCAGCCCGCATGTCGGGCTGCTGCCCTGGGTACCGACGCTGTTCCTGTATTTCCCGCTCGGCGCCGTCGCCGCCTACAAGGCCGCATGGGAGCTGCTCACCCGCCCCTTCTTCTGGGACAAGACCACGCATGGCAAATCCGCCCCGGACCACGCCGGCGCCGACATTCCCGAAGAGAAAACGCCCTGA
- a CDS encoding pyrimidine 5'-nucleotidase, translating into MVKRHFSHVRHWVFDLDNTLYPPAARLFDQIERRMNDFVMRSLGIARDEADRLRKSYWHLHGTTLAGLMAEHKIDPDAYLEEVHDISFDVLDPDPHLAELIGQLPGRKIVYTNGSAPYAAQVLKARGLDAAFDAIYGVEHAGYRPKPEAEAFRAVFARDGTDPQTAAMFEDDPRNLAAPHAMGMRTVHVAPERAEGGHIQHHTDDLSRFLGALR; encoded by the coding sequence ATGGTGAAACGGCATTTCTCCCATGTGCGGCACTGGGTGTTCGACCTCGACAACACCCTCTATCCGCCCGCCGCCCGGCTCTTCGACCAGATCGAGCGCCGGATGAACGATTTCGTCATGCGCAGCCTCGGCATCGCGCGGGACGAGGCGGACCGGCTGCGCAAAAGCTACTGGCACCTGCACGGCACCACGCTTGCCGGGCTCATGGCCGAACACAAGATCGACCCGGACGCCTATCTCGAAGAGGTGCATGACATCTCCTTCGACGTGCTCGACCCCGATCCGCATCTGGCCGAGCTCATCGGGCAACTGCCGGGGCGCAAGATCGTCTACACCAATGGCAGCGCGCCTTACGCGGCGCAGGTGCTCAAGGCGCGCGGGCTCGATGCCGCCTTCGACGCGATCTATGGCGTGGAGCATGCCGGCTACCGCCCGAAGCCCGAGGCGGAGGCGTTCCGCGCGGTCTTTGCCCGCGACGGCACCGATCCGCAAACGGCAGCGATGTTCGAGGACGATCCGCGCAACCTCGCCGCGCCGCATGCGATGGGGATGCGCACCGTGCATGTCGCCCCCGAACGCGCCGAGGGCGGGCATATCCAGCATCACACCGACGATCTGTCGCGCTTTCTCGGCGCGCTGCGCTGA
- a CDS encoding GatB/YqeY domain-containing protein, whose amino-acid sequence MELRERISAATKQAMKDKAAARLSTLRLINAAFKDRDIAARADGSDGVAESELLAILGKMVKQRRESARTYEEGGRLDLAERELAEVEVIEEFLPKPLSQKEISAALDTAVAEVGASSIRDMGRVMGVLKTRYQGRMDFGAVGPMVKDRLATGG is encoded by the coding sequence ATGGAATTGCGAGAACGCATCTCGGCTGCGACCAAGCAGGCGATGAAGGACAAGGCGGCGGCCCGCCTGTCGACACTGCGGCTGATCAACGCCGCCTTCAAGGATCGCGACATCGCGGCCCGGGCCGATGGCAGCGACGGGGTCGCCGAGAGCGAGCTGCTGGCGATCCTCGGCAAGATGGTCAAGCAGCGCCGCGAGAGCGCGCGGACCTATGAAGAGGGCGGGCGGCTGGATCTGGCGGAGCGCGAGCTGGCCGAGGTCGAGGTGATTGAGGAGTTCCTGCCCAAGCCGCTGAGCCAGAAAGAGATTTCCGCCGCGCTCGACACCGCTGTTGCGGAGGTGGGTGCAAGCTCGATCCGCGATATGGGGCGGGTGATGGGCGTGCTGAAGACGCGCTATCAGGGCCGCATGGATTTCGGCGCCGTCGGGCCCATGGTCAAGGATCGGCTCGCGACCGGCGGCTGA
- a CDS encoding GntR family transcriptional regulator, which translates to MNQIRTPNKDAYTLILEAIDSGVYRPGDRLVESELAERFGVSRTPIREALQRLETQSLLARDGRSLIVASLDHNQMAELYVVRTELEGLAARLAARHASEEEIQVLRDMVSEDRALLNDPTALARANRRFHKMIHLASHNRFLVQQLDLVHRSMALMATTSLAAQGRGEIALAEHKAIVDAIARRDEDAAYKALRDHISVAFVTRLKLDSQKVD; encoded by the coding sequence ATGAACCAGATCCGGACGCCCAACAAGGACGCTTATACGCTGATCTTGGAGGCGATCGATTCCGGGGTGTACCGCCCCGGCGACCGGCTGGTGGAAAGCGAGCTGGCGGAGCGCTTCGGCGTGTCGCGCACGCCGATCCGCGAGGCGTTGCAGCGGCTTGAGACGCAATCGCTGCTTGCCCGTGACGGGCGCTCGCTGATCGTGGCCTCGCTGGATCACAACCAGATGGCCGAGCTTTACGTGGTGCGCACCGAGCTGGAGGGGCTGGCGGCGCGGCTTGCGGCGCGTCACGCCAGCGAGGAGGAGATCCAGGTGCTGCGCGACATGGTGAGCGAGGACCGCGCGTTGCTGAACGATCCCACCGCGTTGGCGCGAGCCAACCGGCGGTTTCACAAGATGATCCATCTTGCCTCGCACAACCGGTTTCTCGTGCAGCAGCTCGATCTGGTGCACCGTTCCATGGCGCTGATGGCCACCACCTCGCTCGCCGCGCAGGGGCGGGGCGAGATCGCGCTGGCCGAGCACAAGGCGATTGTCGATGCCATTGCCCGGCGCGACGAGGATGCCGCCTACAAAGCGCTGCGCGATCATATCTCGGTGGCTTTCGTGACGCGGCTCAAGCTCGACAGCCAGAAGGTGGACTGA
- a CDS encoding UbiH/UbiF family hydroxylase codes for MDYDILISGGGIAGLTAAAAFGASGFSVLCVDPAPPVTERDAQGADLRSTAFLQPAQAFLSEAGLWDRLAEHAMPLQVMRIVDAGGERPEPRVTRDFDAGDISEKPFGWNLPNWLLRRELAAHLHDMPNVDFRPGTATTTLFTREAYARVGLTEGGPVQVRLVIAADGRNSLMRQAAGIEVKTTRFGQKALAFAVTHPIPHGNVSTEIHRTGGPFTLVPLPDYQGKPSSAIVWMEEGPKAQELLALDVPEFEAAMSERSCHLFGPLTLASRRTIWPIIAQHAETLYGERLALVAEAAHVVPPIGAQGLNMSLNDMRALHALAVAAPERLGERAMLEAYHRKRIVDIRARVAGITLLNKTSMLSAPPLRDARAKALDALYGITPVRKTLMQLGLGARG; via the coding sequence ATGGATTACGACATTCTCATCTCGGGCGGCGGCATCGCGGGTCTGACCGCGGCCGCCGCTTTCGGTGCCTCGGGGTTCTCGGTGCTCTGCGTCGACCCCGCCCCGCCGGTGACCGAGCGCGATGCGCAGGGCGCCGATCTGCGCAGCACCGCCTTCCTGCAACCGGCGCAGGCCTTTCTTAGCGAGGCCGGGCTCTGGGACAGGCTCGCCGAACACGCCATGCCGCTTCAGGTGATGCGCATCGTCGATGCCGGCGGCGAACGGCCCGAGCCGCGCGTGACCCGCGATTTCGATGCCGGGGACATCTCGGAAAAGCCCTTTGGCTGGAACCTGCCCAACTGGCTGCTGCGCCGCGAGCTGGCGGCGCATCTGCACGATATGCCCAATGTCGATTTCCGCCCCGGCACCGCCACCACCACGCTCTTCACCCGCGAGGCCTATGCCAGGGTCGGGCTGACCGAGGGCGGCCCGGTGCAGGTGCGGCTGGTGATCGCGGCGGACGGGCGCAATTCGCTGATGCGGCAGGCGGCGGGGATCGAGGTCAAAACCACCCGGTTCGGGCAGAAGGCGCTGGCCTTTGCCGTCACCCACCCGATCCCGCATGGCAATGTCTCGACCGAGATCCACCGCACCGGCGGCCCGTTTACGCTGGTGCCGCTGCCGGATTACCAGGGCAAGCCCTCCTCGGCGATTGTCTGGATGGAGGAAGGCCCGAAAGCGCAGGAGCTGCTGGCGCTGGACGTGCCGGAATTCGAGGCGGCGATGTCGGAGCGCTCCTGCCATCTCTTCGGGCCGCTGACGCTGGCCTCGCGGCGCACGATCTGGCCGATCATCGCCCAGCATGCGGAAACGCTCTATGGCGAACGGCTGGCGCTGGTGGCCGAGGCCGCGCATGTGGTGCCGCCCATCGGCGCGCAGGGGCTGAACATGTCGCTCAACGACATGCGGGCGCTGCACGCGCTGGCGGTGGCGGCGCCGGAGCGACTGGGCGAGCGGGCGATGCTGGAGGCCTATCACCGCAAGCGCATTGTCGATATTCGCGCCCGGGTGGCGGGGATCACCCTGCTCAACAAGACCTCGATGCTCTCCGCCCCGCCGCTGCGCGACGCCCGCGCCAAAGCGCTGGACGCGCTCTACGGCATCACGCCGGTGCGCAAGACGCTGATGCAGCTGGGTCTCGGCGCGCGCGGGTAA
- a CDS encoding DUF2244 domain-containing protein gives MPYRWEQKTAEPQAAELHLWPHQSLSAHGFSLFILSFFLLALIPFFGLIGTVLLWGLLPFMLAAVAGIWFAIMRNSRDRRILEVLTLSPERTRLIRHNPRGPAQDWESNTYWVRVAMHERGGPVPYYVTLQGSGREVEIGAFLSEDERKALFAELSDRVRILTRP, from the coding sequence ATGCCGTATCGCTGGGAACAGAAAACCGCCGAACCGCAGGCGGCCGAGCTGCATCTCTGGCCGCACCAGTCGCTCTCGGCGCACGGGTTCTCGCTGTTCATCCTCAGCTTTTTCCTGCTGGCGCTGATCCCCTTTTTCGGGCTCATCGGCACGGTGCTGCTCTGGGGGCTCCTGCCCTTCATGCTGGCGGCGGTGGCGGGGATCTGGTTCGCCATCATGCGCAACAGCCGCGACCGGCGCATCCTCGAAGTGCTGACGCTCAGCCCCGAGCGCACCCGCCTCATCCGCCACAACCCGCGCGGCCCGGCGCAGGACTGGGAGAGCAACACCTACTGGGTCCGCGTCGCCATGCATGAGCGCGGCGGGCCGGTGCCCTATTACGTCACACTCCAGGGCAGCGGGCGGGAGGTTGAGATCGGCGCGTTTCTGAGCGAAGACGAGCGCAAGGCGCTTTTTGCCGAGCTGAGCGACAGGGTGCGGATCCTCACCCGCCCCTGA